The DNA segment TTGCTAAACGTGAAGCTCAAGAAGCAAAGCGTGAGGCTGTGAAAGCTAAAAAAGCATACGATGAGGCTCAAAAACTTAAAGCTGAAGAAGAGCAAGCACAAAAATATCAAAAAACAGATGTAAAAGCTACAGAAGCAGTTGCTATTGAAGATAAGGCTAAACAGCAAGATCAAGCTACACAACAAACAGCTGCAATTCAGTCAGAAGAACAAAAGCAAATGGCTGTGACAAGTGAAAGTTTTGCTAAAGCAGATGAAAATAGTGAGGCTGTAATTAGTATTGATGTTTCTGAAAATGTATCAGAGTTTGATTCAGAAGTTGAAATTGTTATTGATTATCCAGAAGACAAGTTAGAGCAATCTCAAGTTGAAGAACAAGAATTAGTTGTTCAAGCAAGTAGTGAGTCTTTAGAAGAAGAAAGAGTGGAAGCTTCTGATATCGATGATCATGCTGAGGTTGAGATTGTTGAAACGGATTCAACTGATATTGCTGATGATGAAAAAACAGAAATACAAAGTGCTGTTGAAGAGTCTATAGAAGTAACAGAAGAAGAGCATCTTGAAGAAGATGATGAAGAACCTGTAGTGCCTGCACCACAAATTCAGGCAGAGATTATAGAGCAAGTAACAATTGAAACTAAGCCTCAAATTGTAATTGGGCATGAAGTCAATGATCAAAGAGATGGTGAAACAACTGTTTCAATTGAAGTGTCTAAAACTGATGTAGAAGAAGATACTCAAGAAGCTGTTGAAGAAACATCCAATGAGGCTTCATCAGTCATTGAAGAAAAAGATCTTGAGCAAGAAGAACCGCAAAAATTAGAGACTGAGCATGTCATGGTAGAAGAAGTAAAAAAAGAAGATAAAGAACATCATGATGCAAAATCTAAAAAAGATGAAGCTAGCGCTAGTAAAAAGCGTAAACCGCAGCAACAACGTCGTGGTGGTGGTCAGAAAAAACACCATCGTGGTGGTACTCAACAAGCTAAAGGTCATTCGAATCAGCAAAATAAAAAGCATTCAGATGATGATGCATCTTCTAAAAAATCTTCACATCATAAAAAAGACAGTAATAAAGAGCATCAACAAAAGAAGGCGAAACCCCATCATAAAAAACAACATGATGAAAATAAGCATTCTTCAACAAAAGATAACCAATCAAATACTAAAAAAGAAGAGAAAGAAGAATCCTAGTTATAATACCTAGACGCGATGAATCGCGTCTCTACATAGATTTTAATTGATTAATACTAATATCTTCTAATGAATTAATTACTAAATCACAAAAATCAAATCTTTCATCATTTTCTATAGGCTCAGGGACAACAATAACTTTCATAGATGCAGCTTTTGCTGCAATTGCTCCAGTTGTTGAGTCTTCAAATACAATACAATCTTGAGGTTTGAATTCAAGCAACTTAGCTGTAGTTAGATAGCATTGTGGATGTGGTTTGGCATAAGTTTCACTTTCACCAGAATGATAAACTGTAAGAAACTGTTTAATATCAAATTGATTGATGACTGTTTCAATTAATTTAAGCGGAGAAGAACTGCATAAACCCATGACAATATTATGAGATTTTAATTGTTGCATTAAAGTGATCAACCCTGGCATTGGGTTAGCTGAATTATAAATGAGTTGACTAACCCTTTGTATTAAAGATGCTGCGATTTCCGATTTGGATATAGATGGCGTAGCTGCTTTTTGATACCAGTAATTAACCATAAGATCCATACGTAGACCTTTAGTCTCTCTGCATTGATCATCAGTTAAATTTAAACCAATCTGTTTGAAAATCTCAATTTCAGCTTTGCGCCATAATGGTTCAGAATCAATAATAACGCCATCCATATCAAAAATTACGGCAAAAGGCATGGTATTCCCTTAAAGAATAATTATTTATTTGATTATCTGTTTGATCATTTGGACTGTCAAGTATTGAAAAGTTTATAGTATTTGCTATTACCTTAAATTTTGAGGTAATTATGCTTTAAGTTTTAGTATTTAATGTGGGTTTTAATCTAAATAATAAGTAGTAGGTTATTATTATGAAATTTAATTATATTAAAATTGCTAAACGAGAAATTATATTAACGCAATTACCTAACAGTCATTTTCAGCTATTTTATCGTAGTACTGGCATAAATTCAAAAGCTAATGATACATTCTTTCCTTTAGAAGGAATAGCTTTAAAACAGTTTTTAAAGCCACATGGATTTAATCATCCTGCAAACGTAGAAAAAGAGCTTAAAAAAATGGTAAGAGAAACTGGTCGATTTGGCTCTGTTATAAATATCCCAATATCAATGGCGTTTAATTCTGGTATCTGGGAGAATTCTAGTAATTATCAAATTATGCAAGATGCATTGCTACAATATAATATTTCAACTATTGATGATATATATGAGTTAGAAGATGAAATAGAGTTGGAAATAGATAATAATACTAGAAAGCTTCAACAATTTATCTTTATTGTACTTAAAAAAAATGGATATGAATATGATGAGTTTACTAAAGACTTAATTATAAACAATACTTTTATAAACCCAGTTGATATAGTTAATTTAATGTTAGAGTTTCAAAAAAATAATATATTACTAAATGAAGAAAGTAGAGAGATTGTATTAAATAATTTAGATAATATAGTTGATGCTTATAATGAAGTTAGAAAATGTGGGCAAGACTTTAGTAAAGAGATATTACAACAAGTTATAGATGATCCAGAAACTATTGTTGAGAAATATAAGAATATAAGATTTAGGCTGAATCAAAGCGTTGATAATGATAGCGACTCTAGCTCTGAAAGTGAAAGTATGGCGTTTGATCAGTTTGAAGAGCCTTTTTTCTTTGATCAGTCAGAGCCTTTGGTTTTACATGACTACTCGGATGATGAAGAACAAACGGTTAAATCGAGTAAAATGCACACCCCATTTTATGAAAATGACTCTTCTAGAGCAGTCTCAAGTGATTGTGACTGTGCTCCGTGTAAGATCCTTTAAAGCCTCTCTAACACCTTGGCCATACTCAGGATGGATTTTATCAAATAGCTGGCATTGACGTTCAATAATATGTTTATCTGCACCAGCCATTGCATCAGCTATATTAGAAAAAAGACGAGATTTCTCATCATCATTAAATAAATTAAATAGTGCTCTTGGTTGTGTAAAATCATCCGTATCTTGACCTTTACCATCTCTTTGACAATAGCGGTCTAATTGACCATTTAAATTTAATGCAGGCTCTTTAAATTGTTCATCTTCAATTGGGCCATTCATTGAATTCGGTTCGTAATAGGCATCAGTAACGCCTGAGCTTTGGCCAAAGAAATTCATTTTGCCATCTTTGTGGTAGTGATGGACTGGGCATTTGGGGCGATTAACTGGTAATGCTTCATAATGTGTACCTAAGCGATAACGATGCGCATCTGCATACGAAAAAACTCTAGCTTGTAGCATTTTATCTGGTGAAAATGAGATACCTGGCACAATATTAGATGGGCTAAATGCAGCTTGTTCAATTTCAGCAAAATAGTTCTCTGGGTTTTGATTTAACTCTAGTACGCCAATATTTATTGGTGGAAAATCACTATGTGGCCAAACTTTAGTTAAATCAAAAGGATTATAAGGAATTTCAAGAGCTTCAGCTTCACTCATAACTTGAATTTGCACTTCCCATTTTGGGTAGTCTTGATTTTCTATTGTATTAACTAATGCTTCTTGGTAACTTTCTCTTGTTTGGCCAATGACATCAGCAGATTGGCTATTAGTTAGGTATTTGTGTCCTTGCATGGTTTTAAAATGAAATTTAACCCAGAATCTTTGGCCTGATTGGTTAATTAATGAATAAGTATGTGAACCGTAGCCATTCATATGCATTGGTGTAACAGGAATACCACGATCAGACATTAAAATAGTAATTTGATGTAATGACTCAGGAGATAATGACCAAAAATCCCACATTGCAGTGGCTGAGCGTAGATTTGTTTTAGGATGACGCTTTTGTGTGTGAATAAAATCAGGGAACTTATAAGGGTCACGTACAAAAAATACAGGTGTATTGTTACCGACTAAATCCCAATTACCTTCTTCAGTGTAAAATTTTAATGCAAACCCTCTAACATCACGTTCAGCATCAGCAGCACCTAGTTCACCGGCAACAGTGGAAAATCTTGCAAGCATCGGTGTTTGTGCACCCATTTGAAGTACTTTTGCTTTGGTATATTGTGAAATATCAGCTGTTATTTTTAATGTACCATAAGCACCCCAGCCTTTAGCATGAACAACACGCTCTGGAATTCTTTCTCTATTTTGATGAGCGAGTTTTTCTATTAGTTGATAATCTTGAATTGAGATAGGACCTCTTTCACCAGAGGTTAGAGAATTTTGATTATCAGCAATTGGATTGCCAGCGGTAGTTGTTAATTTAAGCTTATCAGTCATGATAATAATCCTTATTTTGGGCCTTTAAACGAATTCCTATTTAACTAAGAGTATAAAGCTTACAATAATTGAAAATCTAGCAAAATATTTTGCTAGCTAATTGCTTTTGATTGCTTGAGTTCGAAATAAGACTTTGATAAGATGAGCTCTCAATTGTTTGGAGAGGTGGCCGAGTGGTCGAAGGCGCACGCCTGGAAAGTGTGTATACGGCAACGTATCATGGGTTCGAATCCCATCCCCTCCGCCATTTACTAAATGTCAAATGCATCTTTATGACGTAGAGCCGAAACTTCTTTAGTTGGTGATGAAAATGTTATGCCAAGTCTATCAGATAGTGAGCTAAATCGACCTCTGCCTCAACATGATAACTTAGAATCATCAATTGTAAGTACAGATTCTGTGTTCATATTTCAAAGACCTAATGATTTTACTGCTGGAAATCATAATGATGACTTTGAGCTGCATTAGATAAGAATATATTTTGCTTCACACTACACGACAGTAACGGTGTAACCCATTGATTTTTCATTGTTATCGTTCATTCTTATAATCGCCAAAAAACAAAAAAGAGCGATATGATGAAACACATCAATGAATTACAACAGTCACTGAAGCACTATTTTAACTTATCTTTTTGGAATACTGAATGCCTAACTTACTTTATTATTGCCCTACAGATAATAAATGATGTTAATCTTTCACAAATTGCTAAATGTTTTCCATCAAAAGCATCAACTACGTCATGTTATAGGCGTCTTCAACGTTTTATCACAAGGTTTGAAATATCTTTTCTTAGCCTCTGGAAACTAGTCGACACCATTTTCAATTTATCTGATCAAGTCATATTATGCATGGATAGAACTAACTGGAAGTTTGGCAAGGTACATATTAATTTTCTAATGATTGCTATTGCTTATAAAGGTGTTGCAATTCCTGTGATTTGGTCACTGCTTCCTCAGCGAAAGAGAGGTAACTCAAAAGCCATTGATAGGCAGAGACTATTTGATCAACTACTTGAATTTATTCCTGCAACTAGAATTAAAACACTTTTATGTGATCGTGAATTTATTGATGGAAATTGGATAGCTTATTTGTCTAGCAAACAAGTTAAATTTGTTATTCGAGCCAAAGGTAATTATCTAGCTTCTAATAAAAAGATTTCAAAATTATTTCTAACTCTTAAAGCTTCACAAGCAAGAACACTTCATAATACAAAGTGTATAGTAGGCTGCGATTTATATGTTTCAGGACTGCGACTGCCTACAGGTGAATTAGTTATTGTTGTAACTAGAGAGTTTAACCTAAATGCACTCGATCAATATAAAATAAGATGGGAGATTGAGTCATTTTTTTCAGCTATTAAAAAACGTGGTTTTAATTTTGAGAATACCCACTTAACTGATATGCAAAAACTTTCAAGGCTTATGTTTGTTGTATCCATTGCATTAATATGGTCTTATCGTACAGGTGAAATATTAGAAAGCATTAAACCTATTAAAATTAAAAAGCATGGATTTAAAGCTAAGTCTTTGATTAAAATTGGTACTGAAACTATTGCTAAATCGCTAGCCAGAGCCATTAATTCTTCAGAGTATATCTGTAATATTATCAAAGCTACATTTAAACCTAAAATATCAATTAGTCAAAGAATGGCTCTGGTAGGTGTCATGTAGTGTGATTTTGCTTAACACTTTTCCAAATAAGTTGAAATTCGTTCAGTAATTTCAAGTGCCCCTCTTTATGATGTAGAGCCAAAATTTATGTTACTTCCAATAAAAGATTTTTATTTTTAACAAAAATATACTTAAATAATAAATACGGCAAATTATATTTCAATAATTTTAAAATTTAAAAAATTTAATTTATATTTCTTAGATTAGGTTCCGTGAACAAATTTTAAATTAGAATTGAAAAAGGCAACGCCAATTGTGAAAATAAAGTTGAAGGTCAATAAACACAAATAATGAATTTATAAGTTAATTAAATGACAATTGAACTGTTTTAGGTGATAAAGTGAAAGCAAATTAGAGCTCTCTCCTAAATTTGCAGAATAGGTTAATATACAAAATATTTTAAGGATGAATATTATGGCTGTTATTACAGAGGTTGAAAAAAGAAGATTATTCAAAGCTGTTCAGAGTAATGAGGGATTTGATCTTGTAGAAAAGACTATTTTAGAACAGGCTGATATTGATGAGACAACCATGTCAAAGCTTTTGACATGCACCATTCAGCGTGGTCATCTTGATAAGATTGAAACTTTAGTTAAACATGGTGCTGGCGTTAACTCTCGATGTCCATTTTCTGGTAGGACCCCACTTGTTATCGCAATTAAGTCCCACCAGAATAACGCTGTAGAAAAACTATTAGATTTAGGTGCAAAACCTTTTAAAAGAGTTAATGATAACTTTCCAACTGCAATTGCCCGAAAGTGTGGCAATGATAAAGCTGCTGAGATATTAGAAAAATTAGAGTTAAAGAATAAGCAGCAGGATACCGTAAAAAGTTTTTCACCTTCTCCTTTATTCTATCTAGGGCTAGCAGCTACTGCTGCTACTATTTATGCTTTAACTAACGCCATTTAGTTTATTCAAATATCTAAGAGACGAGCCAATAAAAAAATATACAAAAATTAGGTTCCGCAAATAAATTTTAAATTAGAATTGAAAAAGGCAACGCCAATTGTGAAAATAAAGTTAAAAATCAATAAACACAAATGGAACTGCCTTGATGGATTATCATATTACTCCTGCTTGTTGGTCAAGTATCTATATCTTTTTAAAATTACAAAAAGGTTTACATACTAAACATGAAAAGAAACTGAGGCGCTTTATTGAAGGTCGCTGGTATATTTTAAAAACTGGTTGTCAGTGGCGTTTGTTACCTACCTACTATGGAAATTTTAGAGCAGTTCATAGAAGATTTAAACGTTGGGCTAATTATGGCATTTGGTCACGCTTAATGAGCTATGTCAGTGATATTGACTCTCAACAAATTATGATTGATTCAACTATTGTCAGAGCACATGCCTGTGCTGCTGGACAAAAGCTTAATGGCAATAAACAACATGCTCTAGGTTAGAAGTGTTGGTGGATTTACCACTCGCATTCATGCGGTTGTTGAGGCATTAGGAGACCCTATTACATTTAGGCTTACGAAAGGTAAAAGTCATGACATATCAATTGCTTATCAGATGTTAAAACATATAAAACACACAACCATCCTTGCTGATAAAGCTTATTATTCTGATGAAATGAAGAATATGCTGGAAAGTAATTATTGCAAAGTTGTTATTCCATCTAGAAAAAATGCATTACAACCACACCAGTTTGATAAGCATTTATATAAAGAAAGGCATCTAGTTGAATGCTTCTTCTCTAAAATTAAACAATTTCGTAGGGTGTTTTCTAGGTTTGATAAAACAATTGAAGCATTTACTGGGTTTTTATGCTTTGCAGGAGCATTGATATGGCTCAGATAATTTTTTGTTCACGAGGCCTAATAAATAATTATTTAATTTTAATAATATGACATACAATAAACTAATATTAGCCTTTATAAATGTATTTAATGAGATCAAATCGTTAAAGCAATTTAATCAAAAAAAACATTATGAACAGTACAGTGAGTCAGTTGACAATGATTTTTTAGATTATGAGCGAGACAAGCTAAATCAACTTTCACCAAGGTCATTATCTTATAATATAGAAGAGCTTGGTGGTGGTTTTTGTAGAGAACATGCTGATATTTTAGCATATAAGCTACGTTGCCAATTGAGTGGCAAAGTTGAATATAAAATTAGGATGATGAAAGCTGATGTTGATCATATCTATTTATATCTTCATGCTAAAGTTGATTCAGGACAACATGTATACTTTCGACTTGATAACTGGGATAAAGATTTTAAGGAATTATCTCAAGATGAATATTATTCATCTGAAGATATAGAGTGGGGAAAACATACAGTAATAAATAAGTGGTCAAGTCAAGATGAACTTACTTTAAGTCAAAATAAAGCTGAAATTATTACACAAAAAATTCATAAAAATGATCATGAGTATGAAGATGAATTGCCTGATGATATTTATACTAATGAACCTGATCATATGGATATTATTAAAAAGTTGGAAAATAGTTTAAGTGGAACAAGAAAAAGAAAAGAGAATCCAGTTGAAGAGTCTAATTCAAGGCGTTACCTACCTAGAGGACGATATATAGATCCAGCACTAATATTTTGTGGACACCCTCAAACTTCAGAAAATAAAGTTACTACTACACCTGATCACTAATAGGTCCTATCTATTCTATTACCTTATCCATCTAATTAATTTTAATAATCATAAACTGATTTTAATGCAGATAAGGTACAAAAATCTGATGTGATTGTAAGAGGTATACGCATTGAAAATGCTTTTATTAATTCATCAGGCAAGATTAAACAACGTGCAGATATGAATAGCCCAACAATGGAAATTAACAAAAAGTCACAGACAATTATTGAAAAACAGCTGCCTTATTACTTTAGGGAAACATTTTTTAAAAAATTAGAGGAAGTTTTAAAGTGGAAATTAAAAACACAAGGTCGCTAACGGAATTAATCTTTACTAAACTAAAAGAACGGTATGATCAGTTAAGCTGGTCACTGTATCCGCCGATACAGAACTTGGAAGCATTGTCGCCTCGGGTCTCTAACTTAAATCTTTCAAGTTTTGAGATCACACGGAAATATTCGGATGGTCGATTATCGGCGGAAATACATTTTACTTTAAATCTATTGTTTAAAGATGTTGATTTAGCCGAATTTAATATTAGAGATGCAGCATTTTCTATTAGTGCATTTTTACATCGGAATAACTTTAATCATGATCAAATTGGTGAGACTGAAATTATCAGTAATGAACCTGACTATTTACAACCCGATATTGATGGTTATTTATCTTGGAAAATAGAATTTCTTATACCATTTGCTTGTGGTGAGAGTGTTTATGAAGCAAATGGTGAATCCCCAGATATAGAAATAGATTCGAGTATTAATTATGACTGAGCTAGAACGTATTGGTGAATTAGAAAGAAGGTTATCAAATTTAATTCGAGTGGGTTACAGTCTCACAAATAGATCCAATCAAAGCACGTGTGCGTATTAAAGCAGGTAATATTTTAACGACATGGCTTAAGTGGATGACGCAACGCTCAAGTGATTGTCAAACTTGGTGGTCGTCATCACTTGGTGAACAAGTATTGGTTTTATCACCAAGTGGTGAATTGAATAATGGCATTGTATTGCCATCAATTTATACAAGCAATCAGCCAAGTAATGATTTAGCGTTAGATAAAAAAGTTTACTCAGACGGCACAACGATTAGTTATAACTATCAAAGTAAAAAGCTTACCATCAATTATGTTGGATCAATTGATATTTTTGCTGCAACTTCAATTAATGTAACAACCAATCAAACGATACTAAAATCAGAGAGTATTTATGCTGATTGTCTCATAACGACAATTACAGGTGATGTATTGGTTCAAGGTAGTTTAACGTATCAAAGTGGCCTATATGGTTCAAATTCTAAAGGCGGTTCAACCGCATCAATTGAAGGTTCAATTTATGTTATTAGTGGAGATGTTGCAGCAGATAATATTTCTCTTAAAAATCATGCCCATTGAGGTGATAGTGGCGGTACTACATCAAAGCCTATTTAAGCTCAAAAATTACAATCTTCATTAATACTTTTCTGTATGGAATTATACAGTCTACTTCCACTTTTAAAGAAGACCAAAGAACTTGATCCTACTGTCCAAGAAGCAAAAGAAGCTCTGGATAGGGCGTTTTTCAGTTGTGATGGATTTTCAGCACGATAAATATTTTTAGCTATAAGCAAGAGTTTAGACTCATGCTTTGATTGAGAATCATAGATTTTTGTTATAATTTTAGACTTAGCATCAATAAATGAATTATTACTACCATTTTTTTGTGATTCCAGTGACTCTAAAAGATAATTTTTTGAATTTACCATATCTGATTTAGAAAACTTATGAGCTAAAATATGTGAGTCAAAACCCTGAGAAAAAATACGATCCCATTTGCTAATTGTTGTACGATCAACTTGCTGTTGACAAAAATTATATGCTTCATCTGTCAATATGGTTTCAAAATGTGCCCGATCAAAAGGCATCCAGCTGCCTGTTTTAGTTTGTTTAACTGCAAATGTAGTAGTTTTGACTGCAATTGATGTGTCATTATTTTCTTCTAGATCTAAATTAAAATATTCTGGTAGAATGCACTGAAGGCTATTTTGATCCATATATCTAGTTTTTGTTGCTTTTGCATGTATGTTGAAGGTGGAGCCAGAACTTTTCTCGCAAAATAATGAGTATTCAGCATTTTCTATGGCTTTGATTGCTAGTTTATCTAATTCATTAATTTCATCTTGGTCTAACATTTGTCTAGTATCTTGAAGCTTTGTGAGTAAAGATTCAAGCTTGCTTGGAGTGGAACCTTCTGGGTCTCCTTGACGATATGCACGAGTAATATTATTAATACGAGTGACATAACAGTTTCGTTGAATACATCCTAAATGATATGAAATCTCATCTCTAATTTTTTGATTATCGTATGCGCCATTAGTTTTTAAATCATCTTCATTTCTTCTAAGCTCAGGGAATTGCATTTGTCTTGTTTGGAAAACTCGGTTAAATAGATCAAGCAACTCAATAGTGGAAGGATCATCTTCAAGTTTATTTGATATATCACTATTTAATTCATTATATTGCCTTAAGTCTTGAGTAAACTTATCATATATAGCATTTTTATGAGAATTTCTTATAATTTGTCTTAGTCCTAAAGAAGCAGCATTTAAAATTTCTTTATCTTGACTGGTAAGATCAAAGTGTAGTAGCTTGTTTTTAAATGATTCTTTATTAATTGGCGCCTTTTGGTTGTATAAATCTTTATAAACTTGCTGATACTGTTTATAGAGTTTTTCCCAGTTAGCATTTTCGGTTTCTTCTAATATTTCTCTTTTAAAGGATGGAAGCATACCCATAAAAAATGAATAGTCTCCGCAATATCCACCACCTGAGTTAGCAATTTTAGGCATATTTATAACCTTTATCCATTAATTTCAGTGTATTACTCAAGATTAAAATAATTATTCCAAAATTCAAAATTAGATTAATTTATCTATTTTCTGTTGTGAGATTTATACTTATGTGGTAGAGAAATTATGGTTCATTAATTTATTTGAAGTAATTACCTTATCCAGAACATTTTTTTGATCATTTTATACTGATTGTAATAGTAACAATTAGTTAGATTATCAATGCAAGGTATATCAAGAGTAATAGGTCAAAAGATAACAGATATTGAGCATGTTAAACAAAGCATTGCTGATATTTTAACAACGCCTGTTGGCTCAAGAGTTATGTTGCGTGAATATGGCTCTACTCTTTTTTTATATGTTGATCAACCAGCTAATCAAATGACTTTGGCAAAGTTTTTAAATTCAATCGCTGAAGCAATAGATAAGTGGGAGATGCGTGTAGATTTAACACAAATTGATATCAATCTTAATTCAGATGGTCAGGTAAGCATTGATGTTGAGTTTACATATAAGCCTGATGGTGAAGATAAACGG comes from the bacterium SCSIO 12844 genome and includes:
- a CDS encoding GPW/gp25 family protein, with protein sequence MQGISRVIGQKITDIEHVKQSIADILTTPVGSRVMLREYGSTLFLYVDQPANQMTLAKFLNSIAEAIDKWEMRVDLTQIDINLNSDGQVSIDVEFTYKPDGEDKRLNGVTV
- a CDS encoding phage baseplate assembly protein V, which encodes MRIKAGNILTTWLKWMTQRSSDCQTWWSSSLGEQVLVLSPSGELNNGIVLPSIYTSNQPSNDLALDKKVYSDGTTISYNYQSKKLTINYVGSIDIFAATSINVTTNQTILKSESIYADCLITTITGDVLVQGSLTYQSGLYGSNSKGGSTASIEGSIYVISGDVAADNISLKNHAH
- a CDS encoding catalase: MTDKLKLTTTAGNPIADNQNSLTSGERGPISIQDYQLIEKLAHQNRERIPERVVHAKGWGAYGTLKITADISQYTKAKVLQMGAQTPMLARFSTVAGELGAADAERDVRGFALKFYTEEGNWDLVGNNTPVFFVRDPYKFPDFIHTQKRHPKTNLRSATAMWDFWSLSPESLHQITILMSDRGIPVTPMHMNGYGSHTYSLINQSGQRFWVKFHFKTMQGHKYLTNSQSADVIGQTRESYQEALVNTIENQDYPKWEVQIQVMSEAEALEIPYNPFDLTKVWPHSDFPPINIGVLELNQNPENYFAEIEQAAFSPSNIVPGISFSPDKMLQARVFSYADAHRYRLGTHYEALPVNRPKCPVHHYHKDGKMNFFGQSSGVTDAYYEPNSMNGPIEDEQFKEPALNLNGQLDRYCQRDGKGQDTDDFTQPRALFNLFNDDEKSRLFSNIADAMAGADKHIIERQCQLFDKIHPEYGQGVREALKDLTRSTVTIT
- a CDS encoding IS4 family transposase; this encodes MMKHINELQQSLKHYFNLSFWNTECLTYFIIALQIINDVNLSQIAKCFPSKASTTSCYRRLQRFITRFEISFLSLWKLVDTIFNLSDQVILCMDRTNWKFGKVHINFLMIAIAYKGVAIPVIWSLLPQRKRGNSKAIDRQRLFDQLLEFIPATRIKTLLCDREFIDGNWIAYLSSKQVKFVIRAKGNYLASNKKISKLFLTLKASQARTLHNTKCIVGCDLYVSGLRLPTGELVIVVTREFNLNALDQYKIRWEIESFFSAIKKRGFNFENTHLTDMQKLSRLMFVVSIALIWSYRTGEILESIKPIKIKKHGFKAKSLIKIGTETIAKSLARAINSSEYICNIIKATFKPKISISQRMALVGVM
- the hxpB gene encoding hexitol phosphatase HxpB translates to MPFAVIFDMDGVIIDSEPLWRKAEIEIFKQIGLNLTDDQCRETKGLRMDLMVNYWYQKAATPSISKSEIAASLIQRVSQLIYNSANPMPGLITLMQQLKSHNIVMGLCSSSPLKLIETVINQFDIKQFLTVYHSGESETYAKPHPQCYLTTAKLLEFKPQDCIVFEDSTTGAIAAKAASMKVIVVPEPIENDERFDFCDLVINSLEDISINQLKSM
- a CDS encoding ankyrin repeat domain-containing protein codes for the protein MAVITEVEKRRLFKAVQSNEGFDLVEKTILEQADIDETTMSKLLTCTIQRGHLDKIETLVKHGAGVNSRCPFSGRTPLVIAIKSHQNNAVEKLLDLGAKPFKRVNDNFPTAIARKCGNDKAAEILEKLELKNKQQDTVKSFSPSPLFYLGLAATAATIYALTNAI